A section of the Stenotrophomonas acidaminiphila genome encodes:
- a CDS encoding orotidine 5'-phosphate decarboxylase, with amino-acid sequence MSRGPMPLRTDERLIFALDVPGRAEAIDWVERLGDAVSFYKIGMELLASGEYFAVLDELARRDKRVFVDLKFFDIPATVAGVIRRLSQWPVSYCTIHGWHPAMMQAAAAANTSDMRLLAVTVLTSMGRPDLAQMGIDREPVDVVVERALAAQRAGIDGVIASGQEAAPIRAATGRGFSIVCPGIRPGGPVGDDQQRTVGVDQAFADGADAIVVGRPIRLAPDPRAAAQAMQREIADFFN; translated from the coding sequence ATGAGCCGCGGGCCGATGCCGCTGCGCACCGACGAGCGCCTGATCTTCGCGCTGGACGTGCCTGGGCGCGCCGAGGCCATCGACTGGGTCGAGCGGCTGGGCGATGCGGTGTCGTTCTACAAGATCGGCATGGAACTGCTGGCTTCGGGCGAGTACTTCGCCGTGCTGGACGAACTGGCCAGGCGCGACAAGCGCGTGTTCGTGGACCTGAAGTTCTTCGATATCCCGGCCACCGTCGCCGGCGTCATCCGGCGGCTGTCGCAGTGGCCGGTGAGCTACTGCACGATCCACGGCTGGCATCCGGCGATGATGCAGGCTGCCGCCGCGGCCAACACCTCGGACATGCGGCTGCTGGCGGTGACCGTGCTGACCTCGATGGGCCGCCCCGACCTGGCGCAGATGGGCATCGACCGCGAGCCGGTGGACGTGGTGGTGGAACGCGCGCTGGCCGCGCAGCGCGCCGGCATCGACGGCGTGATCGCCTCCGGCCAGGAGGCCGCGCCGATCCGCGCCGCCACCGGCCGTGGTTTCTCCATCGTCTGCCCGGGCATCCGTCCCGGCGGCCCGGTGGGTGACGACCAGCAGCGCACCGTCGGCGTGGACCAGGCGTTCGCCGATGGCGCCGACGCCATCGTCGTCGGCCGGCCGATCCGGCTGGCGCCGGATCCGCGCGCCGCAGCCCAGGCCATGCAGCGCGAGATTGCGGATTTCTTCAATTGA
- a CDS encoding acid phosphatase, whose product MSRIRHSLLLAGALLSLAACSTSRPLVHGEPAVPAPLAAASDGPNDNLNAVLWVQRSQEYRANALQTWRAAAAQLDRALADPSWTALLPQEGGSQQSPGLKPAVVVDVDETVLDNSPYQARLVRNGGSYDDVSWDAWVSEGKAGAVPGAVEFAQAAAAKGVTMIYVTNRTEHMKDVTLANLRRLGFPVAGDDVYLGLDKYVAGCEQEGSEKACRRQLVARQYRVLMQFGDQLSDFAAIGVNTQAGRDALLQAHQGWFGQRWWMLSNPTYGGWEPAQFNNAWSLPEAERRAAKRAALELAQ is encoded by the coding sequence ATGTCCCGAATCCGCCACTCCCTCCTGCTCGCTGGCGCGCTGCTGTCGCTGGCCGCGTGCAGCACGTCCCGGCCCCTGGTCCACGGCGAGCCCGCCGTCCCGGCGCCGCTGGCGGCCGCCAGCGATGGCCCCAATGACAACCTGAACGCGGTGCTGTGGGTGCAGCGCTCGCAGGAATACCGCGCCAACGCCCTGCAGACCTGGCGTGCCGCCGCCGCGCAGCTGGACCGCGCGCTCGCCGACCCGTCCTGGACCGCGCTGCTGCCGCAGGAAGGCGGCAGCCAGCAGTCGCCCGGGCTGAAGCCGGCGGTGGTGGTGGACGTGGACGAAACCGTGCTGGACAACTCGCCCTACCAGGCGCGGCTGGTGCGCAACGGCGGCAGCTACGACGACGTCAGCTGGGACGCCTGGGTGTCCGAAGGCAAGGCCGGCGCGGTGCCGGGCGCGGTCGAGTTCGCGCAGGCCGCGGCGGCCAAGGGCGTGACCATGATCTACGTCACCAACCGCACCGAGCACATGAAGGACGTCACCCTGGCCAACCTGCGCCGGCTGGGCTTCCCGGTGGCCGGCGACGACGTCTACCTGGGCCTGGACAAGTACGTGGCCGGCTGCGAGCAGGAAGGCAGCGAGAAGGCCTGCCGCCGCCAGCTGGTGGCGCGGCAGTACCGGGTGCTGATGCAGTTCGGCGACCAGCTCAGCGACTTCGCCGCGATCGGGGTCAACACCCAGGCCGGCCGCGATGCGCTGCTGCAGGCCCACCAGGGCTGGTTCGGGCAGCGCTGGTGGATGCTGTCCAATCCCACCTATGGCGGCTGGGAGCCGGCGCAGTTCAACAATGCCTGGTCGTTGCCCGAAGCCGAGCGCCGCGCCGCCAAGCGCGCCGCGCTGGAGCTGGCCCAATGA
- a CDS encoding IS481 family transposase — protein sequence MNLHKHARLSPRGRALLVDRILVQGLRIEEAAHAAGVSVRTAYKWLKRYREEGPGGLTDRSSRPHSSPHALSPVIVAQVLEQRRSRQTYRQIAQRLSVAPSTIARVLRRAGLHRLAELEPALPHNRYEYALPGQLLHLDIKKLGRIGSPGHRVTGDRSRRHRGIGWEYVHLAIDDHSRVAFASIEPDERGTSACKALIRTVRYYRSLGVCFERVLTDNGTCYRSRRFQRLVRRLGLRHLRTRPYTPRTNGKAERLVQTSLREWAYARAYDNSGQRADALHGWLHHYNWHRPHASLGYKPPISRIPLNNLLGLHT from the coding sequence ATGAACCTGCATAAACATGCCCGTTTGAGCCCACGCGGTCGAGCCCTGCTTGTGGACCGCATCCTGGTACAGGGCCTGCGCATCGAAGAGGCCGCCCACGCGGCCGGCGTGAGCGTACGCACGGCCTATAAGTGGCTCAAGCGCTACCGGGAGGAGGGTCCGGGTGGTTTGACGGACCGCAGCTCCCGACCGCATTCCAGTCCCCACGCCCTATCCCCGGTGATCGTGGCGCAGGTGCTGGAGCAGCGCCGCTCACGCCAGACCTATCGCCAGATCGCCCAGCGCCTGTCCGTGGCGCCAAGCACCATCGCCCGGGTGCTGCGCCGCGCCGGCCTGCATCGGCTGGCCGAACTGGAACCGGCGCTGCCGCACAACCGCTACGAATACGCCCTACCGGGCCAACTGCTGCATCTGGATATCAAGAAGCTGGGGCGGATCGGCTCCCCCGGCCACCGTGTCACCGGCGACCGGTCGCGCCGGCACCGGGGCATCGGCTGGGAATACGTCCACCTGGCCATCGACGATCACTCGCGCGTGGCCTTCGCCTCCATCGAGCCGGACGAGCGCGGGACCAGTGCCTGCAAGGCCCTGATCCGTACGGTGCGCTACTACCGCAGCCTGGGCGTGTGCTTCGAGCGGGTGTTGACCGACAATGGCACCTGCTACAGGTCGCGCCGCTTCCAGCGCCTGGTCCGTCGGCTCGGCCTGCGCCACCTGCGCACGCGTCCCTATACGCCCCGCACCAACGGCAAGGCCGAACGTCTGGTGCAGACCAGCCTGCGCGAATGGGCCTATGCCCGCGCCTATGACAACTCCGGGCAGCGCGCCGATGCCCTCCATGGCTGGTTGCACCACTACAACTGGCACCGCCCTCACGCCAGTCTTGGCTACAAACCACCCATCTCCCGCATACCACTGAACAACCTGCTGGGTTTACACACCTAG
- a CDS encoding ATP-dependent DNA helicase Rep: MLHTQGPLLVLAGAGSGKTRVIVEKIAHLIGSGRYSARRIAAITFTNKSAKEMRERVAKRLHGGQAEDVTICTFHALGLKFLQIEHAAVGLKRGFSIFDADDAAAQVKDLLGGGNAKPDDIEDMKNLISRAKNSGLSPEQAMAAARSNREKDAAMVYALYQARLTAFNAVDFDDLIRLPVQVLEENPDIALAWRERIGYLLVDECQDTNDAQYRLLKQLAGPAGNFTCVGDDDQSIYAWRGANPENLQNMAVEYPSLQIIKLEQNYRCSNRVLRAANALIAHNPHEHLKTLWSDQADGERIRVWECRNSEHEAEKVAAEIQFIATSRRAPWSDFCILFRGNFQSRPLEKALQMVGVPYHLTGGTVFLERQEVKDTLAWLRLLVNPDDDTAFMRAVQAPKRDVGAGTLAKLAELASDKGMSMAQAAEAMGALAQLPPRAANSLSRFTDILRALRMDMRQMSSGDLVRRVAKDSGLLAELRHQAKDTAGYERRAANLEELASWFENGPRGASAADMAAQLALISRSDKDDGGNQVRMMTLHASKGLEFPYVFIVGCEDGVLPHQVSLDEGNLQEERRLLYVGITRAKIQLWMSYSRLTRKFGEHVRLKPSRFFDELPAAEIQRDGADPVADAAHKKERAQAGLAAIQALFD, from the coding sequence GTGCTGCACACCCAAGGCCCCCTGTTGGTGCTGGCCGGCGCCGGCAGCGGCAAGACCCGGGTGATCGTGGAGAAGATCGCCCACCTGATCGGCAGTGGCCGCTACAGCGCCCGCCGCATCGCCGCGATCACCTTCACCAACAAGTCGGCCAAGGAAATGCGCGAGCGCGTGGCCAAGCGCCTGCACGGTGGGCAGGCCGAGGACGTGACCATCTGCACGTTCCACGCGCTGGGGCTGAAGTTCCTGCAGATCGAACACGCCGCGGTGGGGCTGAAGCGCGGGTTCTCGATCTTCGATGCCGACGATGCGGCCGCCCAGGTCAAGGACCTGCTCGGCGGCGGCAATGCCAAGCCCGACGACATCGAGGACATGAAGAACCTGATTTCGCGGGCCAAGAACAGCGGCCTGTCGCCGGAACAGGCGATGGCCGCCGCGCGCAGCAACCGCGAGAAGGACGCAGCGATGGTCTACGCGCTGTACCAGGCGCGGCTGACCGCCTTCAACGCGGTCGATTTCGACGACCTGATCCGGTTGCCGGTGCAGGTGCTGGAAGAGAACCCGGACATCGCCCTGGCCTGGCGCGAACGCATCGGCTACCTGCTGGTGGACGAGTGCCAGGACACCAACGATGCCCAGTACCGGCTGCTCAAGCAGCTGGCCGGCCCGGCCGGCAACTTCACCTGCGTGGGCGACGACGACCAGTCGATCTACGCCTGGCGTGGCGCCAACCCCGAGAACCTGCAGAACATGGCGGTGGAATACCCGTCGCTGCAGATCATCAAGCTCGAACAGAACTACCGTTGTTCCAACCGCGTGCTGCGCGCGGCCAACGCGCTGATCGCGCACAACCCGCACGAGCACCTGAAGACGCTGTGGTCCGACCAGGCCGACGGCGAGCGCATCCGCGTGTGGGAATGCCGCAACAGCGAGCACGAAGCGGAAAAGGTGGCCGCCGAGATCCAGTTCATTGCCACCAGCCGGCGCGCGCCCTGGAGCGATTTCTGCATCCTGTTCCGCGGCAACTTCCAGAGCCGGCCACTGGAAAAGGCGCTGCAGATGGTCGGGGTGCCCTACCACCTGACCGGCGGCACCGTGTTCCTGGAACGGCAGGAAGTGAAGGACACCCTGGCCTGGCTGCGGCTGCTGGTGAACCCCGACGACGACACCGCGTTCATGCGCGCGGTACAGGCGCCCAAGCGCGACGTCGGCGCCGGTACCCTGGCCAAGCTGGCGGAGCTGGCATCGGACAAGGGCATGTCGATGGCGCAGGCCGCCGAGGCGATGGGCGCGCTGGCGCAGTTGCCGCCGCGCGCGGCCAACAGCCTGAGCCGCTTCACCGACATCCTGCGCGCGCTGCGCATGGACATGCGGCAGATGTCCTCCGGCGACCTGGTGCGGCGCGTGGCCAAGGATTCGGGCCTGCTGGCCGAGCTGCGCCACCAGGCCAAGGACACCGCCGGCTACGAGCGCCGCGCCGCCAACCTCGAGGAGCTGGCCTCGTGGTTCGAGAACGGCCCGCGTGGCGCCAGTGCCGCGGACATGGCCGCGCAGCTGGCGCTGATCTCGCGCAGCGACAAGGACGACGGCGGCAACCAGGTGCGGATGATGACCCTGCACGCCTCCAAGGGCCTGGAGTTCCCGTATGTGTTCATCGTCGGCTGCGAGGACGGCGTGCTGCCGCACCAGGTCAGCCTCGACGAGGGCAACCTGCAGGAAGAGCGGCGCCTGCTGTACGTGGGCATCACCCGCGCCAAGATCCAGCTGTGGATGAGCTACAGCCGCCTGACCCGCAAGTTCGGCGAGCACGTGCGGCTCAAGCCCAGCCGCTTCTTCGACGAGCTGCCGGCGGCCGAGATCCAGCGCGACGGCGCCGACCCGGTGGCCGACGCCGCGCACAAGAAGGAACGCGCGCAGGCCGGGCTGGCGGCGATCCAGGCGCTGTTCGACTAG
- a CDS encoding glycerol-3-phosphate 1-O-acyltransferase — MSPMSKQNPGPDQGELLPPGDTSAAAASPLPATAGRPPVRPGRRPLWARLLGRLIEPWLGLKIEPEQLQHDPAQPVVYVLEDYGLSNALILDKACRDAGLPSPLVPLAGDPTGRKRAYVALSRRSSNNALIPEQRGARTHSDSLARLLQAHRANPALDVQLVPVSIFVGRAPDKQSGWFAVLFSENWALVGRFRRLLAVLLNGRDSIVRFAAPISLRETVEEGLEPERTVRKLQRVLRAHFRRIRESIIGPDLSTRRLLVDKVLEAEPVREAITAQAKRDNSRPADAWKKAQGYAWEIAADYSSPVVRSASFMLTHVWNRIYAGVLVHHLDKFKEAAPGHEVIYVPSHRSHMDYLLLSYLLYDRGIVPPHIVAGINLNLPVVGTLLRKGGAFFIRRSIRGNALYSAVLSEYVAQLVAGGYSIEYFVEGGRSRTGRLLQPKGGMISMTLRAFLRQPRKPVLFQPIYIGYEKLMEGNSYLDELSGRPKEKESIWALLWGIPKVLKQNYGQVVVNFGEPIALNDVLAEKAPEWDGQPVSEDEKPSWLSSTVDTLAEQIQVRINGAADVNPINLLALALLSTPKHAMGEADLIAQIELCKKLLVELPYSDRVTVTPHSPERIIAHAEEINVLTRVKHPLGDVLSVSGDTAVLLSYFRNNVLHLFTASSWVACCFQNNRRMSRAGLLRLGRGLYPFLQQELFLPWTEDEFAARIEQTINVFVREGLLQQVGEDEGGMLARSTGQTDEVFRLRAIGHSLQQAFERYYIAISVLVKNGPGVLGAAELESLCQQAAQRLSLLYAPAAPEFFDKTLFRGFIQKMRELRLVWPDENSKLLFDERLDAWAKDAKFILGRELRHTIERVSPEAVKPEEPAAG; from the coding sequence ATGTCGCCGATGTCGAAACAGAATCCAGGGCCCGACCAGGGCGAACTCCTGCCGCCGGGCGACACCAGCGCCGCGGCCGCCTCCCCCCTGCCGGCCACGGCCGGCCGACCGCCCGTACGCCCGGGCCGGCGCCCGCTGTGGGCGCGCCTGCTGGGCCGCCTGATCGAGCCGTGGCTCGGCCTGAAGATCGAGCCCGAGCAACTGCAGCACGACCCGGCGCAGCCGGTGGTCTACGTGCTGGAGGACTACGGACTGTCCAACGCGCTGATCCTGGACAAGGCCTGCCGCGACGCCGGGCTGCCGTCGCCGCTGGTGCCGCTGGCCGGCGACCCGACCGGGCGCAAGCGCGCCTACGTCGCGCTGTCGCGGCGCTCCAGCAACAACGCGCTGATCCCCGAGCAGCGCGGCGCCCGCACCCACTCCGACTCGCTGGCGCGGCTGCTGCAGGCGCACCGCGCCAACCCGGCGCTGGACGTGCAGCTGGTGCCGGTGTCGATCTTCGTCGGCCGCGCGCCGGACAAGCAGAGCGGCTGGTTCGCGGTGCTGTTCTCGGAGAACTGGGCGCTGGTCGGCCGCTTCCGCCGCCTGCTGGCGGTGCTGCTCAACGGCCGCGACAGCATCGTGCGCTTCGCCGCGCCGATTTCGCTGCGCGAGACCGTGGAAGAGGGGCTGGAGCCCGAACGCACCGTGCGCAAGCTGCAGCGCGTGCTGCGCGCGCACTTCCGCCGCATCCGTGAATCGATCATCGGCCCGGACCTGTCCACCCGCCGCCTGCTGGTGGACAAGGTGCTGGAAGCCGAGCCGGTGCGCGAGGCCATCACCGCCCAGGCCAAGCGCGACAACTCCCGGCCGGCCGATGCCTGGAAGAAGGCGCAGGGCTATGCCTGGGAGATCGCCGCCGACTATTCCAGCCCGGTGGTGCGCTCGGCCAGTTTCATGCTGACCCACGTCTGGAACCGCATCTACGCCGGCGTGCTGGTCCACCACCTGGACAAGTTCAAGGAAGCCGCGCCCGGGCACGAAGTGATCTACGTGCCCAGCCACCGCAGCCACATGGACTACCTGCTGCTGAGCTACCTGCTGTACGACCGCGGCATCGTGCCGCCGCACATCGTGGCCGGCATCAACCTCAACCTGCCGGTGGTCGGCACGCTGCTGCGCAAGGGCGGCGCGTTCTTCATCCGCCGCAGCATCCGCGGCAACGCGCTGTACTCGGCGGTGCTGAGCGAATACGTGGCGCAGCTGGTGGCCGGTGGCTATTCGATCGAGTACTTCGTCGAGGGCGGGCGCTCGCGTACCGGGCGCCTGCTGCAGCCCAAGGGCGGCATGATCTCGATGACCCTGCGCGCGTTCCTGCGGCAGCCGCGCAAGCCGGTGCTGTTCCAGCCCATCTACATCGGCTACGAGAAGCTGATGGAGGGCAACAGCTACCTGGACGAGCTGTCCGGGCGGCCGAAGGAAAAGGAGTCGATCTGGGCGCTGCTGTGGGGCATCCCCAAGGTGCTCAAGCAGAATTACGGCCAGGTGGTGGTCAACTTCGGTGAGCCGATCGCGCTGAACGACGTGCTGGCCGAGAAGGCGCCGGAATGGGATGGCCAGCCGGTGTCCGAGGACGAGAAGCCGTCGTGGCTGTCGAGCACGGTCGATACCCTGGCCGAGCAGATCCAGGTGCGCATCAACGGCGCCGCCGACGTCAACCCGATCAACCTGTTGGCGCTGGCGCTGCTGTCCACGCCCAAGCACGCCATGGGCGAGGCCGACCTGATCGCGCAGATCGAGCTGTGCAAGAAGCTGCTGGTGGAGCTGCCGTATTCGGACCGGGTGACGGTCACCCCGCATTCGCCCGAGCGCATCATCGCCCACGCCGAGGAGATCAACGTCCTCACCCGGGTCAAGCACCCGCTGGGCGACGTGCTCAGCGTCAGCGGCGATACCGCGGTGCTGCTGAGCTATTTCCGCAACAACGTGCTGCACCTGTTCACCGCGTCCTCGTGGGTGGCCTGCTGTTTCCAGAACAACCGCCGCATGAGCCGCGCCGGCCTGCTGCGGCTGGGCCGCGGGCTGTACCCGTTCCTGCAGCAGGAGCTGTTCCTGCCGTGGACCGAGGACGAATTCGCCGCGCGCATCGAGCAGACCATCAACGTGTTCGTGCGCGAAGGCCTGCTGCAGCAGGTGGGCGAGGACGAGGGCGGTATGCTCGCGCGCAGCACCGGCCAGACCGATGAAGTATTCCGCCTGCGCGCCATCGGCCACTCGCTGCAACAGGCGTTCGAGCGCTATTACATCGCCATCTCGGTGCTGGTGAAGAACGGCCCCGGCGTGCTCGGCGCGGCCGAACTGGAGAGCCTGTGCCAGCAGGCCGCGCAGCGCCTGAGCCTGCTCTACGCTCCGGCCGCGCCGGAGTTCTTCGACAAAACCCTGTTCCGCGGTTTCATCCAGAAGATGCGCGAGCTGCGCCTGGTGTGGCCGGACGAGAACAGCAAGCTGCTGTTCGACGAGCGCCTGGACGCCTGGGCCAAGGACGCCAAGTTCATCCTCGGCCGCGAACTGCGCCACACCATCGAGCGGGTGAGCCCGGAGGCGGTGAAGCCGGAGGAACCGGCGGCGGGCTGA
- a CDS encoding thymidine kinase translates to MAKLYFYYSAMNAGKTTTLLQSAHNYRERGMRVAILTPRLDHRAGHGVVASRIGLQAEATAFDHDTDLQRLVEGDIAAHGRLGCVLVDEAQFLTKAQVWQLSEVVDQLRIPVLCYGLRTDFRGELFEGSQYLLAWADEMQEIKTICHSGKKATMTVRVDGNGFAVQDGPQVEIGGNDRYVSVSRAEFKKITRGEGRIEPMQAPLPL, encoded by the coding sequence ATGGCCAAGCTCTACTTCTACTACTCGGCGATGAACGCCGGGAAGACCACCACTTTGCTGCAATCGGCGCACAACTACCGCGAACGCGGCATGCGCGTGGCGATCCTGACCCCGCGCCTGGACCACCGCGCCGGCCACGGCGTGGTCGCCTCGCGGATCGGTCTGCAGGCCGAGGCCACCGCTTTCGACCACGACACCGACCTGCAGCGCCTGGTCGAAGGCGACATCGCCGCGCACGGGCGGCTGGGCTGCGTGCTGGTGGACGAGGCGCAGTTCCTGACCAAGGCGCAGGTGTGGCAACTGAGCGAGGTGGTGGACCAGCTGCGCATCCCGGTGCTGTGCTACGGCCTGCGCACCGATTTCCGCGGCGAGCTGTTCGAGGGCAGCCAGTACCTGCTGGCGTGGGCCGACGAGATGCAGGAGATCAAGACCATCTGCCACAGCGGCAAGAAGGCAACCATGACCGTGCGCGTGGACGGGAACGGCTTTGCGGTGCAGGACGGGCCGCAGGTGGAGATCGGTGGCAACGACCGCTACGTGTCGGTCAGCCGCGCCGAGTTCAAGAAGATCACCCGCGGCGAGGGCCGGATCGAACCGATGCAGGCGCCGCTGCCCCTGTGA